In the Variovorax sp. S12S4 genome, one interval contains:
- a CDS encoding ankyrin repeat domain-containing protein yields the protein MRNYIKKFFYLAVATATFTAHAGSFEDFFRAVRGDNASGVRTLLQRGFDPNTRDEHGQTGLIIALREPSPKVAQLLLESPQTDVDIANAKDETPLMLAAIKGQQDIVAQLLKRDAAVNKTGWTPLHYAASSGQLSIMKVLLDNYAFIDAQSPNGTTPLMMAAMYGSTEAVKLLLAEGADTTMKNQLGMTAVDFATKANRPEAAQLITAAAGAKPTPQAIPKDGKW from the coding sequence ATGAGAAATTACATCAAGAAGTTCTTCTATCTGGCTGTCGCTACAGCAACTTTTACCGCACACGCCGGTTCGTTCGAAGATTTCTTCCGGGCCGTGCGCGGAGACAACGCCAGCGGCGTGCGAACCCTGCTGCAGCGCGGTTTCGACCCCAACACGCGCGACGAACACGGCCAGACCGGCCTGATCATCGCCCTGCGCGAACCGTCGCCCAAGGTCGCCCAGTTGCTGCTCGAGTCGCCGCAAACCGACGTCGACATTGCCAACGCCAAGGACGAAACCCCGCTGATGCTGGCCGCCATCAAGGGCCAGCAAGACATCGTCGCCCAGCTGCTCAAGCGCGACGCCGCCGTCAACAAGACCGGCTGGACACCGCTTCACTATGCCGCCAGCAGCGGCCAACTGAGCATCATGAAAGTGCTGCTCGACAACTACGCCTTCATCGATGCGCAGTCGCCCAACGGCACCACGCCGCTCATGATGGCCGCGATGTATGGATCTACCGAAGCCGTGAAGCTGCTGCTGGCCGAGGGCGCGGACACCACCATGAAGAACCAGCTCGGCATGACCGCGGTCGACTTCGCGACCAAGGCCAATCGGCCCGAAGCCGCGCAACTCATCACGGCTGCTGCCGGCGCAAAGCCGACCCCTCAAGCGATTCCCAAAGACGGTAAATGGTGA
- a CDS encoding DUF2726 domain-containing protein, with amino-acid sequence MNTFLFMVFLLAIGFLVFVALARKRSAQSSSGFVDKPKARPPLTAREQAMYNRLVQTLPDLVVLPQVSFGALLTARTRAARSSFSRKIADFVVCDRSFKVVAVVALGDKNSKGKSQRDLDRDALLVEAGYRVLRYPRVPDVGRVEADFDPTMASVNPMGS; translated from the coding sequence ATGAATACGTTTCTATTCATGGTCTTTTTGTTGGCCATCGGGTTCCTGGTGTTCGTGGCGCTCGCAAGAAAAAGGTCTGCGCAAAGCAGCAGCGGCTTTGTCGACAAGCCCAAGGCACGGCCGCCGCTTACTGCGCGCGAACAGGCCATGTACAACCGCCTCGTGCAAACGCTGCCGGACCTGGTGGTGCTGCCGCAGGTCAGCTTTGGCGCGCTGCTCACGGCCCGCACGCGCGCCGCACGAAGCTCGTTCAGCCGCAAGATCGCGGACTTTGTCGTGTGCGACCGTTCATTCAAGGTCGTGGCCGTGGTGGCGCTCGGCGACAAGAACAGCAAGGGCAAGTCGCAACGCGACCTGGACCGGGATGCGCTGCTGGTCGAGGCTGGCTACCGCGTGCTGCGATATCCGAGGGTGCCGGATGTGGGGCGCGTGGAGGCTGATTTCGATCCGACGATGGCTTCGGTGAATCCGATGGGGTCCTGA
- a CDS encoding helix-hairpin-helix domain-containing protein: protein MKKTHTIRSIAELANVPEGDLPACVAALHRGIVEAKRQHAAALREGLVPADTAFEFQTFVWKPTGSREPFSALSATLGPETPISELPVRPRVRFVLHQKNVFCLEDLSATSENELLRGEGLGVKTVGRLRELLRAIGLDFLPNPDPRGRALDESRALRALPGEILAATLRGLPDRAPVSLLGLRGPTLGRAHRAGYKTVGELRATPARDLAMRFGRSERQEIYKRLAETGRTFQNNHTASELWRIGFIDRDDIPFPKDAGTLLVDLQPWLGSAFKSLKRRGVATLGELRAAAARNELADISGIGDRTAEKLTALLLENA, encoded by the coding sequence ATGAAAAAGACACACACCATCCGCTCGATCGCTGAACTTGCCAATGTGCCTGAAGGCGATTTACCGGCCTGCGTGGCAGCATTGCACCGGGGAATTGTCGAAGCCAAGCGGCAGCATGCGGCCGCACTACGCGAAGGATTGGTCCCTGCGGATACTGCTTTCGAGTTCCAAACGTTCGTCTGGAAGCCGACTGGGTCGCGCGAGCCTTTCTCCGCGCTTTCTGCGACGCTCGGGCCGGAAACGCCGATCAGCGAGTTGCCCGTGCGCCCGAGGGTCCGCTTCGTGCTGCACCAGAAGAACGTCTTCTGCCTCGAAGACCTTTCGGCAACGAGCGAGAACGAGCTTCTTCGAGGCGAAGGCTTGGGCGTCAAGACGGTTGGCCGCTTGAGGGAACTGTTGCGGGCCATCGGACTGGACTTCTTGCCGAATCCCGACCCACGCGGGCGAGCGTTAGACGAAAGTCGTGCCCTCCGGGCGCTTCCAGGCGAAATCCTCGCCGCGACCTTGCGAGGTCTGCCCGACCGCGCCCCGGTCTCCCTGCTCGGATTGCGCGGTCCCACGCTGGGGCGAGCGCACCGCGCCGGCTACAAGACAGTTGGCGAACTGCGTGCGACGCCAGCGAGAGACCTGGCGATGCGCTTCGGGCGCTCTGAGCGGCAGGAGATCTACAAGAGGCTCGCTGAAACCGGCCGCACCTTCCAAAACAACCACACGGCATCTGAGCTTTGGCGCATCGGCTTTATCGATCGCGATGACATTCCATTTCCGAAGGACGCTGGGACGCTTCTCGTGGACCTGCAGCCTTGGTTAGGCAGCGCATTCAAGTCGCTGAAGAGGCGCGGCGTGGCAACGCTGGGTGAATTGCGTGCTGCGGCTGCCCGCAACGAACTTGCGGACATCAGTGGAATCGGAGATCGAACGGCCGAGAAGCTCACGGCACTGTTGCTAGAGAACGCTTAG
- a CDS encoding competence protein ComEC, translated as MADFFEVDFLGVETKSSGDAIALRYSIGGGPQAIHVVDGGYIATGEKIVEHIRKHYGSTVIDNVVLTHPDRDHANGLRKVLEDCTVRRLWMHRPWNYAEQLLPSFPTYSSADRLRSKLRSVYAAPVELETIALEKGIPIAEPFQGQMIGPFNVMAPTFDRWLECVVDSNKTPETANESTMDSALANMWNVVKAAAAKLKAAAWGEEYFPPEGTSAENEMSVVQYAFLNNTKVLLTGDTGRDGLQEAIDYAPAVGLTLPGITLFQVPHHGGRHNVSTEVLDQLHGPRLSALPEETAWTAICSSAKEDADHPRLSVKRAMLHRGAHFAATEGRDLCFGRGISREGWSAVPQETYPYEQED; from the coding sequence ATGGCAGATTTTTTCGAGGTCGACTTTTTGGGAGTCGAAACGAAGTCCAGCGGTGACGCCATCGCTTTGCGCTATTCGATCGGCGGTGGGCCGCAGGCGATTCACGTCGTCGATGGCGGCTACATCGCGACTGGCGAGAAGATCGTCGAACACATCCGAAAGCACTATGGTTCGACAGTCATCGACAACGTCGTGTTGACTCACCCCGACCGAGATCATGCAAACGGCCTGCGCAAGGTTCTCGAGGACTGCACTGTTCGTAGGCTTTGGATGCATCGTCCGTGGAACTACGCCGAGCAACTCCTGCCCTCTTTCCCAACCTACTCCTCGGCAGACCGGTTGCGTTCGAAGCTTCGCTCGGTGTACGCGGCTCCTGTTGAGCTCGAGACGATCGCTTTGGAAAAGGGAATCCCGATCGCCGAACCGTTTCAAGGCCAGATGATTGGCCCATTTAACGTGATGGCACCGACCTTTGACCGCTGGCTCGAGTGCGTTGTCGATTCCAATAAGACACCCGAAACGGCGAACGAGTCCACGATGGACAGTGCTTTGGCAAACATGTGGAATGTCGTGAAGGCAGCGGCGGCGAAGCTTAAGGCTGCTGCATGGGGTGAAGAATACTTCCCTCCCGAGGGCACGAGCGCAGAGAACGAGATGAGCGTGGTGCAGTACGCGTTCCTGAACAACACGAAGGTGCTGCTCACCGGCGACACCGGCCGGGACGGTTTGCAAGAAGCCATCGACTATGCGCCTGCGGTCGGCCTGACGCTGCCGGGCATCACTCTCTTTCAAGTGCCACACCACGGAGGGCGACACAACGTTTCTACGGAAGTTCTCGACCAGTTGCACGGGCCACGACTCTCTGCGCTCCCAGAGGAAACCGCGTGGACTGCCATTTGCAGTTCCGCAAAGGAAGATGCAGACCACCCTCGGCTGTCCGTGAAGCGCGCAATGCTGCACCGCGGCGCTCATTTCGCGGCGACCGAGGGTCGCGACCTGTGCTTCGGGCGAGGAATTTCGCGCGAGGGCTGGTCGGCCGTTCCGCAGGAAACCTATCCGTACGAGCAGGAAGACTGA
- a CDS encoding site-specific integrase, protein MKSSLGASRTEQGLPGFPAASALAALRAWYAGMSATDAVAQYLPQESAGGRSSRSVLADVRRQLEAHARHCRRDDLGQLIKHPAVERHKRARAVLAAMEELRGLSAPQPLVTDAIERWLPTRLAGPLFDYGLRTLADLTVRVPRRRRWWSVIPRLGATGAGQIEAFFAAHPSLTAQARALLPVRLQQDVVPLERLSVPGDVDGSRGAFRAPPTSCILAASNDYEAVQAWLSLHESAATQRAYRKEAERLILWAIVERRKALSSLTTEDAVAYRAFLRHPSPRGRWVGPAAARSSPEWRPFAGDLSARSIAYALSVAGALFRWLIQQRYVLANPFAGIRVRAASPTESSALTRVFSEGEWSIVQAVAEGLEWVHGWKPAAAQRLRFVLDFAYATGLRIGELVNATLGQIDTNVHGDHWLRLMGKGSKPGKVALPPLARAALDRYLMQRQLPITPARWNPKTPLVGSLDLDSADGITATRLWSIMRRFFLQVAEVIGAERPALAEKLRRASPHWMRHTHATHALARGAELTTVRDNLRHASITTTSIYLHGDEVKRALQMNAAFAARED, encoded by the coding sequence ATGAAAAGTAGCCTTGGCGCATCAAGGACGGAGCAGGGGTTGCCGGGATTTCCCGCGGCTTCGGCATTGGCTGCCTTGCGTGCCTGGTACGCGGGCATGAGTGCGACCGACGCGGTAGCGCAATATCTGCCGCAGGAAAGCGCAGGAGGGCGTTCCTCCCGTTCTGTGCTGGCCGACGTCCGCCGGCAGTTGGAGGCCCATGCGCGCCATTGCCGGCGTGACGACCTGGGGCAGTTGATCAAACATCCCGCGGTCGAGCGGCACAAGCGCGCCCGTGCGGTGCTGGCGGCGATGGAAGAGCTGCGTGGGCTCTCCGCCCCGCAGCCGTTGGTGACGGATGCGATCGAACGCTGGCTGCCGACTCGACTGGCTGGCCCGTTATTCGACTACGGACTGCGCACGCTGGCTGACCTGACAGTGCGGGTCCCACGCCGGCGCCGCTGGTGGTCCGTCATTCCCCGGCTTGGCGCCACCGGGGCAGGGCAAATCGAAGCATTCTTCGCCGCCCACCCATCATTGACAGCCCAAGCGCGCGCGTTGCTGCCGGTCAGACTTCAGCAGGATGTGGTCCCCCTGGAGAGGCTGAGCGTGCCGGGTGACGTTGACGGCTCGCGCGGCGCCTTCCGCGCACCGCCCACATCTTGCATTCTTGCCGCGAGCAACGACTACGAAGCAGTACAGGCCTGGTTGTCGTTGCACGAGTCGGCCGCCACCCAGCGCGCGTACCGCAAGGAAGCCGAGCGGCTGATCCTCTGGGCGATTGTGGAGCGTCGTAAGGCGTTGTCGTCGCTCACGACGGAAGACGCGGTGGCTTACCGCGCATTCTTGCGCCACCCTTCGCCGCGAGGACGCTGGGTAGGCCCCGCAGCTGCGCGCTCCTCACCCGAGTGGCGGCCATTCGCGGGAGATCTCTCGGCGCGCTCGATCGCGTATGCGCTTTCCGTTGCCGGCGCATTGTTTCGCTGGCTGATCCAGCAGCGCTATGTCCTGGCCAATCCTTTTGCCGGAATCAGGGTTCGGGCCGCATCGCCCACAGAATCCTCGGCCCTGACGCGGGTCTTCAGTGAAGGAGAATGGTCGATCGTCCAAGCCGTGGCGGAGGGTCTGGAATGGGTGCACGGCTGGAAACCGGCGGCGGCACAGAGGCTGCGCTTCGTGCTGGACTTCGCGTATGCGACCGGCTTGCGCATTGGCGAATTGGTCAACGCGACGCTCGGCCAGATCGACACGAATGTCCACGGCGATCACTGGCTACGCCTGATGGGCAAAGGCAGCAAGCCGGGCAAGGTTGCGCTGCCGCCACTGGCCCGAGCTGCGCTGGATCGCTATTTGATGCAGCGACAGCTACCCATCACGCCGGCGCGATGGAATCCGAAGACGCCGCTCGTCGGCAGTCTGGACCTGGACAGTGCCGATGGCATCACCGCGACGCGCCTGTGGAGCATTATGCGGCGCTTTTTCCTGCAGGTGGCCGAGGTCATTGGGGCGGAAAGGCCAGCCCTCGCCGAAAAGCTGCGCCGTGCCAGTCCCCACTGGATGCGCCACACCCATGCCACACACGCGCTGGCGCGAGGTGCAGAACTCACGACCGTGCGCGACAACTTGCGCCACGCTTCGATCACGACCACCTCAATCTACCTGCACGGCGATGAGGTCAAGCGGGCTCTCCAGATGAATGCGGCGTTCGCGGCACGAGAGGATTGA
- a CDS encoding tetratricopeptide repeat protein → MQADRAEKLVAAQKAYTDGLLYLAFDLYRLLADDGHVESQVFVAWTLSQGIGCQKDESQAAVYYERAATHGHSLGCFYFGRWLTRAGDHARAYRFYAMGAERRHLPSMFRVGYSLAHGKGVSVDLHRSYNVLKEAAMRGHAFALRELGLQDLRGRRGVAWQPVGLVEVVAAVCWGFMVSMLNDDSEFLIS, encoded by the coding sequence ATGCAAGCAGACCGCGCCGAGAAATTGGTTGCCGCCCAGAAGGCATACACCGACGGGCTGCTTTATCTGGCCTTCGATCTCTATCGACTACTTGCAGATGATGGACACGTTGAAAGTCAGGTATTTGTTGCTTGGACGCTGAGTCAGGGCATCGGCTGTCAGAAAGACGAAAGCCAAGCCGCTGTTTATTACGAACGGGCCGCCACTCATGGGCATTCGCTGGGCTGCTTCTATTTTGGTCGCTGGCTGACGAGAGCTGGTGACCATGCACGGGCGTACCGCTTTTATGCAATGGGCGCAGAGCGGCGACATCTTCCTTCCATGTTTCGCGTCGGCTATTCGCTAGCCCATGGCAAAGGTGTTTCAGTCGATCTGCATCGCTCGTACAACGTCTTGAAAGAGGCTGCGATGCGCGGGCATGCATTTGCATTGCGAGAACTGGGCCTTCAAGACCTGCGCGGCAGACGCGGTGTTGCTTGGCAGCCCGTCGGGCTCGTGGAGGTCGTCGCCGCAGTCTGTTGGGGCTTCATGGTCTCCATGTTGAATGACGACTCCGAGTTTCTGATCTCCTAA
- a CDS encoding alpha/beta fold hydrolase: MKKLSCLVRAFVAAGAMALQFLAASSAAALDVPAAKPTIVLVHGAFAESASWNDVARELGARNYPVIAAANPLRGVKTDADHVEAVIAAVQGSVVLVGHSYGGSVISAAAAKRPNVLALVFVSAFAPEAGESAADLSGRFPGSTLGSALAPPVMLPDGSKDLYIVQDKFGKQFAADVAPAVARLMAVSQRPITEAALGEPAPAAAWKTVPSWFIYGDRDKNIPPAALAFMAERAHSKKTVVVKGASHVVMTSRPKLVARLIVEAAEAKTAQP, translated from the coding sequence ATGAAGAAGCTCTCTTGTCTCGTACGTGCATTTGTTGCTGCTGGCGCCATGGCGCTGCAGTTTCTGGCCGCCTCCAGTGCTGCCGCATTAGATGTGCCGGCCGCAAAGCCCACCATCGTGCTGGTTCACGGCGCGTTCGCTGAATCGGCCAGCTGGAACGACGTGGCGCGTGAACTCGGCGCCAGGAACTATCCGGTCATCGCGGCCGCCAATCCGCTTCGCGGTGTGAAGACCGATGCCGACCACGTGGAGGCGGTCATCGCCGCCGTGCAGGGCTCGGTAGTGCTGGTCGGTCATTCGTATGGTGGCTCGGTGATCTCCGCAGCTGCGGCCAAAAGGCCCAACGTTCTGGCCCTCGTCTTCGTGTCCGCGTTTGCACCCGAAGCCGGCGAGTCGGCAGCTGACCTGTCGGGTCGGTTCCCCGGCAGCACATTAGGCTCGGCGTTGGCACCGCCCGTGATGCTGCCCGATGGCTCCAAGGACCTCTACATCGTTCAGGACAAGTTCGGCAAGCAGTTTGCTGCCGACGTAGCGCCTGCGGTCGCGCGCTTGATGGCTGTTTCGCAGCGCCCGATCACCGAAGCGGCACTCGGAGAGCCGGCCCCTGCCGCGGCCTGGAAGACAGTGCCTTCCTGGTTCATCTACGGTGACCGTGACAAGAACATCCCGCCAGCCGCATTGGCATTCATGGCCGAGCGTGCCCACTCGAAGAAGACAGTCGTGGTCAAGGGCGCGTCGCACGTAGTTATGACCTCTCGACCGAAGCTCGTGGCTCGTCTCATTGTCGAAGCCGCGGAGGCGAAGACGGCGCAGCCCTGA
- a CDS encoding RidA family protein, protein MSTTSKERVQSPDTGAEQRLKVLGISLPEPPEPLGIYAMSVQSGSQLFLTGMLPTRGHTPQFVGRLGAELDADAARESARVAALNALALVRRQLGSLDRIARVVRLGVFVATAGDVREHPKVADGASVLLQDVFGKASNPSRVVVGVASLPLGVPVELDLIFEIAE, encoded by the coding sequence ATGAGCACCACGTCGAAAGAGCGCGTGCAAAGCCCTGACACGGGCGCCGAGCAAAGACTGAAGGTTCTCGGCATCAGCCTGCCGGAGCCGCCCGAACCGCTCGGCATCTATGCGATGAGCGTGCAGTCAGGTTCGCAGCTTTTCCTGACGGGGATGCTGCCCACGCGAGGCCATACCCCCCAGTTTGTCGGGCGCCTGGGCGCGGAGTTGGACGCGGACGCCGCGCGGGAGAGCGCACGCGTTGCCGCCCTCAATGCGCTTGCGCTCGTGCGAAGGCAGCTGGGTTCGCTCGACCGCATCGCGCGTGTCGTGCGGCTGGGCGTGTTCGTCGCGACCGCTGGGGACGTTCGCGAGCATCCGAAAGTGGCCGACGGTGCCTCGGTGCTACTGCAAGACGTGTTCGGCAAGGCGAGCAACCCGTCCCGGGTGGTCGTTGGAGTCGCAAGCCTGCCGCTGGGTGTCCCCGTTGAACTGGATCTGATCTTCGAGATCGCTGAATAA
- a CDS encoding sensor histidine kinase: protein MLPHGDGYRIEAEARVDAEGVTVDLQHAEIGAEHLPASVFHFVLRAREGVLLQDASGQGPFSDDDYIRRNHARSVLCLPLLKQMRLVGVIYVENNLTPGVFAPARLALLELLASEAAISLENARLYRDVQEREGRVRRLFDSNIIGIFTWSLDGRILDGNRAFGEIVGYSDDELSSGQMRWRDLMPTWWDEGDDQIMRTLQATSVVPPFEGEYVRKDGSIVPVLIGIALFDGKPAEGVAFVLDLTDRKKAEQAALDSERRYHDVELKLLDANRVASIAQLSASIAHEINQPLSGIITNAGTGLRMLDADPPNIDGARETAKRTIRDGNRAADVIARLRALFSKGDLALEPMNLNEATREVVGMMSSDLERSEVVLQLDLDENLPAIAGARIQLQQVILNLIRNASEAMADVHDRPRHLSISTALEPGDRVRVSVKDAGVGLDSQSLHKIFDAFYSTKSAGMGIGLSVSRSIIERHNGRLWAEPGDPHGTTFLFSVPIG from the coding sequence ATGCTCCCTCATGGCGATGGCTACCGGATAGAGGCTGAAGCAAGGGTCGACGCCGAGGGCGTCACGGTCGATCTTCAGCATGCGGAGATCGGTGCCGAGCACTTGCCGGCGTCCGTATTCCATTTTGTTCTTCGCGCGAGGGAAGGCGTTCTTTTGCAGGATGCCTCGGGGCAGGGGCCGTTTTCGGACGACGACTACATTCGCCGGAACCACGCTCGTTCGGTGCTCTGCCTGCCGTTGCTCAAGCAAATGCGGCTTGTAGGCGTGATCTACGTCGAGAACAACCTGACCCCGGGCGTCTTCGCGCCGGCCCGGCTGGCGCTGCTCGAGCTGCTTGCCTCGGAGGCCGCAATCTCACTGGAGAACGCACGCCTGTACCGGGACGTTCAGGAGCGTGAGGGGAGGGTGCGCAGGCTGTTCGACTCAAACATCATCGGCATCTTCACCTGGAGCCTCGACGGGCGGATTCTGGACGGCAACCGCGCCTTCGGAGAAATCGTCGGCTACAGCGACGACGAGCTGAGTTCGGGGCAAATGCGCTGGAGGGACCTGATGCCGACCTGGTGGGACGAGGGCGACGATCAGATCATGAGAACGCTCCAGGCAACCAGCGTGGTGCCGCCGTTCGAGGGTGAATACGTCCGCAAAGACGGCAGCATCGTTCCTGTGCTGATCGGTATTGCGCTCTTCGACGGAAAGCCGGCGGAAGGCGTTGCATTTGTTCTTGACCTGACAGACCGCAAGAAGGCCGAGCAGGCCGCGCTCGACAGCGAGCGGCGGTACCACGACGTGGAGCTCAAGTTGCTGGACGCGAACCGGGTCGCGAGCATTGCGCAGCTGTCCGCCTCCATCGCGCACGAGATCAACCAGCCGCTCTCGGGCATCATCACCAACGCGGGCACCGGCCTTCGGATGCTGGACGCCGACCCTCCCAACATCGACGGCGCGCGCGAGACCGCCAAGCGCACCATTCGCGACGGCAACCGGGCGGCGGATGTGATCGCGCGATTGCGTGCTCTTTTCAGCAAGGGCGACCTGGCGCTGGAGCCGATGAATCTGAACGAGGCAACGCGCGAAGTCGTGGGAATGATGTCGAGCGACCTCGAGCGAAGCGAAGTGGTCCTTCAACTCGACCTTGACGAGAACTTGCCGGCCATCGCGGGGGCCCGCATTCAGCTTCAGCAGGTCATCCTGAATTTGATTCGCAACGCCTCGGAGGCGATGGCCGATGTGCACGACCGCCCGCGGCATCTGTCGATCAGTACTGCGCTGGAGCCGGGTGATCGCGTCCGCGTGAGCGTCAAAGACGCTGGCGTGGGCCTCGACAGCCAGAGCCTGCACAAGATATTCGACGCTTTCTATTCGACCAAGAGCGCGGGAATGGGTATTGGCCTTTCGGTGAGCCGTTCGATCATCGAGCGGCATAACGGACGCCTGTGGGCAGAACCGGGCGATCCGCATGGCACGACTTTCCTGTTCTCGGTTCCTATTGGCTGA